The Luteitalea sp. genomic sequence GATAGCGCCGATGTCGAAATTCTCTCCGAGCGTCGATCTGACACCGATCTCGATGTTGTCGAAGTCGATGAAGACGGCGATGTTGAGACGGTCCTGATTGGGCAACTGAAATCCTTTCATCTTTCGATTTTTTATTTTATGCCGAGAGGGGCGCCGGCGCCTCGGGAGGCGGGACGATCACCCGCGTGAATTGGCCACGCTTCATGATCGCGCGTATGCATAAGAAATTCAAACCAGCTTTT encodes the following:
- a CDS encoding NYN domain-containing protein, whose translation is MKGFQLPNQDRLNIAVFIDFDNIEIGVRSTLGENFDIGAILDALKERGEVVTKIAYADWRARASTAAISRSTPS